The Pygocentrus nattereri isolate fPygNat1 chromosome 29, fPygNat1.pri, whole genome shotgun sequence genomic sequence CCCTCACAGCTGCAGTCCTACTTACTAGACATGGTATCGTGTTCCGTTTCGCTTTGTTTAGGAAAGAAAACGCAGGTTTATAGACATTACTTGGTCACAAATGTCATGTATATGAATTAAAAGGCCAAAACCATCGTAACCAGAACAAGAACACAGGTTTCACTGACCAGTGCAAGCCATTACTGACTGGCTCCCAGGCTGATCAGTAATATTCAGATTTAGGACACAGAGGTTCAGTGAAAGATGAACTGTAAAGCTGCAGGACTCAAAGTGAGTAATATGCTGGGGAGTTTCCCACAATGCAACAGACCATCTGAGGAAATTCCCAGCGCTTTCTGTTTAAGTGCCTGATGAATCAGATGAATTTATGAAAATATAGTACAGACCTGCATTATAATGTTATCAAACATCGTATTTAGTATTAAACTTTCTCAGGGACAATAAACCCAAATGTCCAAAGACTAAAGCCAAAAAAGATcaataacattttcaaatgcTTCACGTTATTTTCAGTCCTCCAGTCCTTACAGCTCTTCCTCATTCTTCGTCATAGCTCACCTAATAAATCCGTCCTTTCCAATGGGAATAAAACACTGTGTTTCCTCTTATAGTCGTACATCTCAGGGCTTTAACTTCACACAGCCGTTTTGTAGAGGGTTCATAAACCCTATTCACTGTTTATAACACTGCACACATGATTCATCGGCTGCTTTAGTGGGAAACCTACAGATTTAATCCACGTCCTGAGTAAACACGTGTGTCTTTGCTCTCATTCATCAGGTGAAACGAACCGTTCCACATGACAAACTGACTGCAGTTTCATGGCCAATTTAAAAAAGGACGATtaactaatattaatactacAATATACTACTATTACAACGTTCTATCATATGTGCTTTTGTCTAACATAGACTGGGAGTCAACCTACACGGCAGAGTGTGGTGTTTATAGTGATTCTACGGAAGATTTTTGAGATTTCTCTGGAATGTGTAATTATATCAAGgagcagaagaacattttggaaTGTGGGTTATGCTACAGACTCCTACGCCTTCCTAGAGCATAACGCAGCAGGTTTTCCTTTGGAAGTGTGAGAAACAGAACATGGTAAAAGAGCTGAAGCTGTGTGTCTGCATCGGCCACCAAATCACCGCTTCTTTCCCTTTAACGTTGCGGAATCTGTCGATGTTCACAACAGATTTCCCTGAttacccacacacagacacatcttCCTCATTCACGGAATGTAAGAACTACGTACTGCTGATCGTCTTCCGCGTCACACGAGGCAGGGAAGAGGGCGATTTTCCTGCACAGTGTGGAGACTTTTCCTCCTGTTTACACTCAGCTTAGCTTGATTACCAGGTGTCGTTGGTGTGTACACGCAGGGAACTCATCAGACTGTGCAGGACTCCAGGCCTCGGTTTCCCAGCCTTGACTCAAAGTCATATGCTCTGATGTCAGTTTGCCAAAACCAGCAACAGTGTTGCGAACATGATGAACCGGTAGAGCGACATTGTCTCTGATACTTAAGACAACCATCACTCTGTGCTGCTTTGAGGAAGCCAGAATCTACTGTCCTTTTTTTGGCTCTTCTTTTTTACTGGCTTCATTCTTTATCATGGAACATACCCATGGATTCACTTACCGTGGCCTGAGGTTATATCTGCAGCAGCTGAAGTCTCAGATCCACCCTGTGAAACAGACACATCCATGATCATCCTCAAAGATGACTGACTTACACCTCAGTACATGCAGCCGAGCAGTGAGTGAGTTTATACTACCGTCTCTGGCGTGTTGAAGTACGACTGCTGGATGTTGTTCACATACTCCTGCCCTCGTGACTGGAGCAGATACTCACATCTGAAGTGGCAAAAccaacagaagaaaaaagaaatgagtgtaaagctctgaacacacacacacacacacacacacacacacacacacacacacagcgatcaggcataacatcatgcccgcctccttgtttctacgctcattgtccattttatcacctgcacttactgtatagctgcactttgtagttcagcactgctgtgtctgatccactcagaccagcacaacacacactaacacaccaccaccacgtcagtgttactgcagtgctgagaatgacccaccacccaaacagtacctgctctgtgagggtccatgggggtcctgaccactgaagaacagggtaacagagtatcagagaaacagatggactacagtctgtaactgtagaactacagagtgcagctatacggtcagtggagctgatgaagttaTGAGGGTGAGGAGCTGAAGCCGGTCAACATACAGACTCTGAGGATTTACGCTGGAATCAGTAAGTCCTGCCAGATACGATCCAAAACTAAAATCTAAAACTTTTCTCGGTTATAAATACTTGCAAATCCATACGACGCGAGAAAGAATGAGTGTCTCACCGTGGAAACCACTTCGCATGTTCCTGCCATGGATCGTCTCCAGGCTCCCAGTTCCTCAAACCACCATCACAGAAGAAACACTTCACATTGTCACCATGACCTAAAACAAACATCCATATGTATTACTGTGGAATACCGATGATATGGAATATGTAGCTGCCGATGTGAGAGCAACCACCTACTGAACAGTGAGGGAATTTCAGGAGAACCTGGCAGTTTCAACATGACGGAACGCTTTGCTTTGAACTGAGTTTTGTAATATTGACCTCTTTCGATGGTGATTTTGATACAGTGTATAAAGCCTTTGGTTGGTGGATTCCTGATTaaagtgtatgtgtatgtgcgcATTCAGCATTAGCTCATTTAAATTCTCTCAGAGCCTTTAGTCCACTGTCTTTAGCACACAGAGGGATTAGAGCTCCgcctttaacccatccatgcagtgaaacacccacatgcacactagtgaacacacacactagggggcagtgagcgcacttgcccggagcggtgagcagccctatccacggtgcccagggagcagttgggggttaggtgtctcgctcagggacacctcagtcacgtactgtcagctgaggggatcaaaccagcgaccttccggtgaaaaggctggttccctgacctccagcccacgactgcaacAACACTCATTTCTTCATGTGTCCTAATTTCTCTGTTGCCTATTTGCTGGAGCAGGGTGGGCAGCTCCTCTCCCACAGAGCAGgatttggtgattttcctgctcaaacacacacaatcatcaGTTAACCGCCAGGCTCAGGTGTGTCTGAGCAAGGAAATCCGCCACCTGTGCTGGACGTGGGCCACCTCTCCTACACATGCTATAATATCCCGTTTGGCACTGGCGTTTGTTTCCCGGCAGCTTCTTTCCGCTTCGTTACAGCGTGAAGTGTTTTTATCCTTTCATTTCTACATATGTTTAGCAAACAACCCAAAACAGACCAGACCGGCATGATCTGGTGCTGGTTTCGCTGGTCACCCACCATTACTGACTAATATACCAGCATACAAACCACAGCAGATGCTGGTcttgctggtctgtgctggtttatcTAGCAGAGTGGGCTCCCACTGGGCACAGTCAATAGCGCTATGCCTACATTTAACACAGGGATGTTGTAAAGTGGGATTTTCCCCTTTTGCTTCTCACTGTGAAAAGAAccgagagagacacagagcttGTTTTCGAGGCTGGAAAAAGTCCCCAGAGTGGAGGCAGAGCTCGCGAGGTCTCGTGCATTCTGCTCACATGACCACGTGATAACACACACAAAGGGGAACTCGCCCCATCGCTCAAAGTTTCACTGCCTTCGGTGATGATTCCACTCACTGAACCGAGTCAACGAATCGGCgatcattaatcattaatcgATTAATCAAGACGTCGATTCGTCCAGTAATATGCAATATGGGAGTCAGACTCTAAATGATCAAAGCCTCGATGTGTCACACTGCGGTTGTTTATGTTATTATTTAATGGAGTTAAAATTGTGAAAACAACGCGATTATTCGACTTTTTCGATTTTGTAACTCTTACGTAACGCTGCTAAAACACATCCCATTCAAATTTGTGAACCGGTTGAACCGATTCACTGGAAAACACCGTCGAGCCACTAAAGCCTTAATGTTCCTATTCCAATATTAATCTCACACGTCATCATCACAACAAACGCGTCCACCTACACACCTGTGTAAAAGAACCCCGCGCGCGCTAAGGTGGTCGGCTGCACCGATGCCCCCGTTGGCCAGTTGTGGAAGGTGGTCAGCCGGGTGTCCTCGGACTCCATCTCCGGGTAAACGGCCTGTCCGCCGGCCATCTGCTCGTCCACTCCCATCCTCTGGAGCTGGCTCAGCAGCTGCCCGTCCACCGAGTCTGGGGGTCCAGGTGGTCGCGGGATGTTTCCTACGTCTCTGCCCAAAACGAAGCGACATGTCGGGAAGTGCCTTCTGTGCTCGTGCAGCGGTTCGTCGCCGCGGACCCAGCACCGCAGGACGCCGGCGCAGCAGAAGCACTGTACCGAGTCCTCATGGTCCAGAAAGTAGAAGCCGGCCCGGGCGAGGTCCGCCGCGGTCACCGGCGCGCCCGGCGGCCAGAGCTGGAAGGAGCGGAGCCGCTCCTCCTCGCTGCGCATCCCCGGCCTCCGGGCTCCGCCGTGCTGCTCTCCTGTGCCGCTCATCCCGCTCTCGGTCCATAGCGGACCATCCAGGCGCGGCGCGAAGCCCCCGCTGGCCATATATCACCGCAGAGCCTGAGGGGCGAGGCGAGCGGCCCGGACCGTCCAGCTTTCTAGAACAGCTGTCCAGCCCACCTCGCGCGCGCATCAGCGCTCAATAACAAACACAATGGCGCGCGCCCCGCGCGCCCTCTCCCGCCCCCGCGAGCGGAGCTGACCGACATCctcattgtttacattttctgatgagCGCCTCAGGCTGACAGTGTGATTAACGCTGAAAACGACCCCCAGACAAAGCCCACCAGCGGTGACAAGGCCGAAATAAAGACCACACAAAGTCTACGTAATCTACGTAGTGTACATAGTCTACGTAAGCGTCAGCTCAGTGACGAGTTTACTCCATTTTAGTGAAATAAGCCGCAAAGCGCAGTAATTTGCTAATTCCCGGCGTTTATAAGTAGCTGAGGTATTTACTGATGACGTGTTTCGCGCTGCTTTTATTTTCGTCGCGCTCCTTCACAGAGGAACTACAAGTCCCGTGATGCTCCAGCGGAAGTTCGTCATATGTTAATGTCGGACGACATGGCTGCCCAGTGAAACGGACGGGCTCCGTAAGCGGCGGTTCGGGATTAAAGGGTGAGTTACTGCAGGAAACCCGGCGGTTCAGGTTCCGCAGAGCAGCCGAGCGCGCGCTTAGCCCGGCGTTCGTCTTTACCGCGCGGTTCAGGGTCGGGCGGTTCGGGCGCGAGCGGTTCTGCTGTTCTGGTGTTTGTGAGCGCTGCgtgttagcatgttagcatgttagcaGGGGGAATGGACCCGGGGAGCCGCGCTGGTTCTGCATCAGTTAGTAAAGGCGCAGCCGGGCCAGCCGGGCAGGGCAGGCTCTCTGTAATGTAACTAACCGGATCGCGACTGGCGGAGCTTCCGCTCGCCGAGCTGCCGCCGCGGACGGGCCGCTAGGCGTGTTATTAGCCGAGCCAGCGCGGAGCCGGACCGTCAGAACCGAGCTGCTTGGAGGAAATCTGATTCTCCCTGGTATAAATTAAAGACCTTCCCCAGCTCCCATTCCACTcagtcagcattattattattattattattattattattattattattattagtgttcttcttcttattgttgttcttgttgtttattattattgttgttg encodes the following:
- the LOC108410583 gene encoding baculoviral IAP repeat-containing protein 7-like translates to MASGGFAPRLDGPLWTESGMSGTGEQHGGARRPGMRSEEERLRSFQLWPPGAPVTAADLARAGFYFLDHEDSVQCFCCAGVLRCWVRGDEPLHEHRRHFPTCRFVLGRDVGNIPRPPGPPDSVDGQLLSQLQRMGVDEQMAGGQAVYPEMESEDTRLTTFHNWPTGASVQPTTLARAGFFYTGHGDNVKCFFCDGGLRNWEPGDDPWQEHAKWFPRCEYLLQSRGQEYVNNIQQSYFNTPETGGSETSAAADITSGHEVLSGQSAVATAMLSPVVQTVLQMGFQQALVESLVQSRYLLTGQHYTSVSDLVADVLQAEEERQGSESRPEPVVRQGGSAGGVRTQASVGEKVLGNLSAEEQLRQLQEERTCKVCMDKLVSMVFIPCGHLVVCTDCAASLRHCPICRAVIRGSVRAFMS